The Punica granatum isolate Tunisia-2019 chromosome 4, ASM765513v2, whole genome shotgun sequence genome has a window encoding:
- the LOC116202511 gene encoding zinc finger CCCH domain-containing protein 18-like — translation MGCCESTTRQAAASLLQPLPASDQIKGASVVEVEEKVKEVLCETPAALKPVTPPVTMKPQEPLQNHEPPPHKIGQAQPPPPTATPSLSEKSMPVPEPSKVRGLSERNSSTPASLAGSGEAKQRAERSPVKPRPTRTRSLSGDLSTSMARGTGRSPTRIRPDGIGGSVRIVQSREATWSQRFDPGERSGRRSGPGSPAKRASINAGTRSAVDRIPSMRKMDLSPGRVRRDPNASSKRSMNGGDPKQRQSKGRESLESPLVSLECFIFL, via the coding sequence ATGGGCTGCTGCGAGAGCACTACCCGTCAAGCTGCGGCTTCACTGCTGCAGCCGCTGCCCGCTTCCGATCAGATCAAAGGAGCTTCAGTAGTGGAGGTGGAGGAGAAAGTCAAAGAAGTCCTCTGTGAGACTCCGGCCGCTTTGAAGCCCGTAACGCCACCCGTTACGATGAAGCCTCAAGAACCACTGCAGAACCACGAGCCACCACCGCACAAGATTGGCCAAGCGCAGCCGCCGCCACCAACAGCCACCCCGTCCTTATCCGAAAAGTCAATGCCGGTGCCAGAACCCTCCAAAGTCAGGGGCCTGAGTGAAAGGAACTCCTCCACGCCCGCCAGTCTCGCCGGCAGTGGCGAGGCCAAGCAGAGGGCTGAGAGGTCTCCGGTGAAGCCAAGGCCTACCCGGACCCGCTCTTTATCAGGCGATCTTAGTACGAGCATGGCTCGGGGTACGGGCAGGTCGCCGACCCGTATCCGACCTGATGGGATTGGAGGATCCGTGAGGATTGTGCAGAGCAGAGAAGCGACGTGGTCCCAGAGGTTCGACCCCGGGGAGAGATCCGGGAGGCGGTCCGGGCCTGGGTCCCCGGCAAAGCGGGCCAGCATCAACGCGGGGACGAGATCGGCCGTGGACCGGATCCCATCGATGAGGAAGATGGACCTGTCTCCGGGCCGGGTCAGGAGGGATCCGAACGCTAGCAGTAAGAGATCAATGAACGGTGGAGATCCAAAGCAAAGGCAATCGAAGGGGAGGGAGTCGCTCGAGAGTCCGTTGGTTTCATTGGAATGCTTCATCTTCCTCTGA